One window of Alkaliphilus metalliredigens QYMF genomic DNA carries:
- the fliF gene encoding flagellar basal-body MS-ring/collar protein FliF, which yields MSEVVEQIRNQLNEYIQGLDKNKKIKIGLSALFILISLTGIIYFFSRPDYVVLYNNLNPEESGSVMETLQGSNIRADFGDTSGTILVRKQDEKRAQVVVATQGLPTARFSYEDAFSGNSWMMTSEERAQRILIAQQNYLASTMEEIPGVSKAVVNLTIPERTGFMMADNNANAKASVWLDISSNANLESGSIKGIAILVSNAVQGLEPENVTIHGPDGRVLNQEAGSDSSLLGASDQMNLQQAVQKDLEKSITDFLSSVYGHGNVVVMAGVRLGFDSNVTELVEFAPPIEGQETGIIRSMHELTHTAIDGPGGGIPGVDPNVGDIPQNVEDDEYLSRYDEASQTINYEINELRQKIVKAHGQVHDISVAVYVNKSTLADGDLSDQERRELINIVSAAAGLDTRVVQVGVQEFNDSLADQWQLAMDGNLAAGEGGQPWWLIGLLATLILGAAYIVINKVRKNRSQEEEILVQDVMIPDELEEINLDLSGSQVKQQIEKLVNKKPDAVAQMLKNWINEE from the coding sequence ATGTCGGAAGTCGTAGAACAAATACGTAATCAGCTGAATGAATATATTCAAGGATTAGATAAGAACAAAAAGATTAAGATTGGCCTTTCGGCCCTTTTCATTTTAATCTCACTTACAGGAATTATATATTTTTTTTCAAGACCAGATTATGTGGTGTTATATAATAATTTGAACCCAGAAGAATCTGGGTCAGTGATGGAAACACTACAGGGTAGCAATATTCGCGCAGACTTTGGCGATACAAGTGGAACAATTCTTGTTAGAAAACAAGATGAAAAAAGAGCTCAAGTCGTTGTTGCTACACAGGGGTTGCCTACGGCACGTTTCTCCTATGAAGATGCTTTTTCGGGAAATTCGTGGATGATGACAAGTGAGGAACGAGCACAACGAATTCTAATTGCCCAGCAAAATTATTTAGCCAGTACTATGGAAGAAATCCCAGGGGTCAGTAAGGCTGTGGTAAACCTGACAATACCAGAAAGAACAGGGTTTATGATGGCTGACAATAACGCAAATGCCAAGGCTTCAGTTTGGCTTGATATATCAAGTAATGCGAACCTGGAAAGCGGTAGTATTAAAGGGATTGCCATCCTTGTGTCCAATGCAGTCCAAGGGCTTGAGCCAGAGAATGTAACGATTCACGGACCTGATGGTCGGGTGTTAAACCAAGAAGCAGGAAGCGATAGTAGCTTGCTAGGGGCAAGCGATCAAATGAACTTACAACAAGCAGTGCAAAAAGATCTAGAAAAAAGTATTACTGACTTCCTATCAAGCGTTTATGGACATGGTAATGTTGTTGTCATGGCAGGGGTGAGACTGGGCTTTGATAGCAATGTGACAGAACTAGTGGAGTTTGCACCACCTATTGAAGGTCAAGAAACTGGAATCATTCGAAGTATGCATGAATTAACCCATACTGCCATTGATGGTCCAGGAGGTGGAATTCCCGGAGTAGATCCAAATGTGGGAGACATCCCTCAAAATGTTGAAGATGATGAATATCTTTCTAGATATGACGAAGCCAGTCAAACAATTAATTATGAAATCAATGAACTGCGCCAAAAAATCGTAAAAGCACATGGACAGGTACATGACATTTCCGTAGCAGTATATGTAAATAAGAGCACATTGGCTGATGGGGACTTATCAGATCAAGAAAGAAGAGAACTGATTAATATTGTATCGGCAGCTGCAGGCTTGGATACAAGAGTTGTCCAAGTCGGTGTTCAAGAATTCAATGATTCTCTGGCGGATCAATGGCAGCTGGCTATGGATGGAAATTTGGCAGCAGGTGAAGGCGGCCAGCCATGGTGGTTAATTGGTTTGCTAGCAACATTGATATTAGGAGCAGCATACATTGTCATTAACAAAGTTAGAAAAAACCGAAGCCAAGAAGAAGAGATTCTAGTTCAAGATGTGATGATTCCAGATGAACTAGAGGAAATCAACTTAGACTTATCAGGCTCTCAAGTAAAACAGCAAATCGAAAAGTTAGTCAATAAGAAACCAGATGCAGTTGCCCAGATGTTGAAAAATTGGATCAATGAAGAATAG